The proteins below come from a single Gossypium raimondii isolate GPD5lz chromosome 2, ASM2569854v1, whole genome shotgun sequence genomic window:
- the LOC105787687 gene encoding putative glycosyltransferase 7: MVSPEFSLSQFSPMAKPRNRSFWCLSDSFLYCGGVFLAILLVCSFWSFFTPTLNFSSAITDPSSAVSCKESGFGVNLKSDPKDLTFYDDPELSYSIEKPVKNWDEKRKQWLNHHPSFAAGASERIVVVTGSQPKPCKNPIGDHLLLRSFKNKVDYCRIHGYDIFYNNLLLHPKMGSYWAKLPVVKAAMLTHPEAEWIWWVDSDALFTDMEFKLPLQRYKNHNLVVHGWPELIYDKKSWTSLNAGVFLIRNCQWSMDLIETWSNMGPISKDYKKWGEIQRSTFKDKLFPESDDQTALIYLLYKHKEKYYDHIYLEGEFYFEGYWVEIFGRYENTTEMYLAIERGAAELRRRHAEKVSEQYGAFREEYLKSAGNGKGSWRRPLITHFTGCQPCNGDHNKMYDGESCWNGMVKALNFADNQVLRKYGFIHPDLLDSSIVSEVPFDYPADEGPW, encoded by the coding sequence atggtGTCTCCTGAGTTTTCTCTTTCGCAGTTTTCTCCAATGGCGAAACCTCGAAACCGGTCGTTTTGGTGTCTGTCCGATAGTTTCCTTTACTGCGGCGGTGTCTTTTTAGCTATCTTATTAGTATGTTCATTTTGGTCGTTTTTCACACCGACCCTCAACTTCAGCTCCGCCATTACCGACCCGTCGTCTGCGGTCAGCTGTAAGGAAAGTGGGTTCGGAGTTAACTTAAAATCCGACCCGAAAGATCTGACCTTTTACGACGACCCAGAGCTGAGTTACTCCATTGAAAAGCCGGTGAAAAACTGGGACGAAAAACGGAAACAATGGCTAAACCATCACCCATCGTTCGCCGCCGGCGCAAGTGAAAGAATCGTCGTCGTAACTGGGTCACAACCGAAACCATGTAAGAACCCCATCGGCGACCATTTACTATTACGTTCCTTTAAAAACAAAGTAGATTACTGTAGAATCCATGGATACGATATTTTTTACAACAACTTGTTATTACACCCGAAAATGGGGTCTTATTGGGCGAAATTACCAGTCGTTAAAGCAGCCATGTTGACTCACCCTGAAGCTGAGTGGATCTGGTGGGTTGACTCGGACGCGTTGTTTACAGACATGGAGTTTAAGTTACCTTTACAAAGGTATAAAAACCATAACTTAGTCGTCCATGGTTGGCCTGAGTTGATTTACGATAAAAAGAGTTGGACCAGTTTGAATGCTGGGGTTTTTTTGATAAGAAATTGTCAATGGTCAATGGATTTGATTGAAACATGGTCTAATATGGGACCAATTAGCAAAGATTACAAAAAATGGGGTGAAATTCAGCGATCAACGTTCAAAGACAAGCTTTTCCCTGAGTCAGATGATCAAACGGCTTTGATTTACTTGTTATATAAACACAAAGAGAAATATTATGATCATATATATCTAGAAGGTGAGTTTTATTTTGAAGGGTATTGGGTTGAGATCTTTGGAAGGTACGAAAACACGACGGAGATGTACTTAGCGATAGAGAGAGGGGCGGCGGAGTTAAGAAGGCGACATGCAGAGAAAGTTAGTGAACAATACGGCGCTTTTAGAGAAGAGTACTTGAAAAGTGCTGGAAATGGTAAAGGGAGTTGGAGGAGACCATTGATCACACATTTTACAGGGTGTCAACCTTGTAATGGTGATCATAATAAGATGTATGATGGTGAATCATGTTGGAATGGGATGGTTAAAGCTTTGAACTTTGCTGATAATCAGGTTTTGAGGAAGTATGGGTTCATACACCCTGATTTACTAGATTCCTCCATTGTTAGTGAAGTTCCTTTTGATTACCCTGCTGATGAAGGACCATGGTGA